In Pseudobacter ginsenosidimutans, the following are encoded in one genomic region:
- a CDS encoding Crp/Fnr family transcriptional regulator, whose translation MVSVPKPAVKNKKADPLTVDIAINYLSVFHPVNKSCSDYLKKKAFEVKLKKHELLHKSGEICPYVYFVIKGILRGYIIDNKKNITTWITSENQLVSSIRGFLLQQPTAENIEALEDCHLLALLHSDLENAYEQFVEFNIVGRKINEFYYTFAEDRAFICRLSNATDRYNYFMQNHSHLVNRISLSYIASYLGISIETLSRIRSRQSKKKQSLPAQ comes from the coding sequence ATGGTCTCAGTTCCCAAGCCTGCTGTAAAAAACAAGAAAGCCGATCCGCTCACAGTAGATATCGCCATCAACTACCTCTCCGTTTTCCATCCTGTTAATAAATCCTGTAGCGACTATCTCAAAAAGAAGGCTTTTGAAGTGAAGTTAAAAAAGCATGAGTTATTGCATAAGTCCGGCGAGATCTGTCCGTATGTATATTTTGTGATCAAAGGGATCCTCCGCGGCTACATCATCGATAACAAAAAAAATATCACTACCTGGATCACTTCAGAAAATCAGCTTGTGTCTTCCATCCGCGGCTTCCTCTTACAACAACCCACCGCTGAAAATATTGAAGCGCTGGAAGACTGTCACCTGCTGGCATTGCTTCACTCAGACCTCGAAAACGCCTATGAACAATTTGTCGAGTTCAATATTGTGGGAAGAAAGATCAATGAATTCTATTACACTTTTGCTGAAGACCGGGCTTTCATCTGCCGGCTGAGCAACGCAACCGACAGATACAATTATTTCATGCAAAACCATAGCCACCTGGTAAACCGGATCTCGCTCTCCTATATCGCCTCCTACCTGGGTATTTCAATCGAAACACTTAGCCGCATCAGAAGCCGGCAATCAAAAAAGAAACAGAGCCTGCCCGCTCAATAA
- a CDS encoding HEPN domain-containing protein, whose product MKPHPLLQEVIAIIVRTVPTEKIALLAFTSQEQATWNFFHPQPPEILAPTKLNLLILARSTRESRHELLDMIEQRCKHKIPIAALLLTPEEFKILLSKGNPFAMAVLQANHWIFEDRNIVSTISSNNLIIPEPANQHREIACWYKNALSFLRIAKSQQQYGELGMTAFCLHQAAEQFLSMLSQAVTGFRYSSHNLDKTLSFLRFYLPDMNQVFIRTTAAERARFQLLKTTYTRFRYKSDFDITATDINYLMNEVLKLQTIAEKIFRSKIAPFHLQQHRSHA is encoded by the coding sequence ATGAAACCTCATCCGCTTCTTCAGGAAGTAATCGCCATCATTGTAAGAACTGTTCCCACAGAAAAGATCGCGCTATTGGCATTCACCAGCCAGGAACAAGCTACCTGGAATTTCTTTCACCCCCAACCGCCAGAGATCCTCGCGCCTACAAAACTCAACCTGCTCATACTGGCAAGATCCACCAGAGAGTCCAGGCATGAGCTACTGGACATGATCGAGCAAAGATGTAAACACAAAATACCCATCGCCGCTCTGCTCCTGACGCCGGAAGAGTTCAAGATCCTACTTAGTAAAGGCAATCCCTTTGCCATGGCTGTACTGCAAGCCAATCATTGGATCTTTGAAGATCGAAACATCGTTAGCACCATCAGCTCCAACAATCTCATCATTCCTGAACCCGCCAACCAACACAGGGAAATTGCCTGCTGGTACAAGAACGCCCTGAGCTTCCTGAGGATCGCGAAGAGTCAACAACAATACGGAGAGCTCGGTATGACCGCTTTTTGTCTGCACCAGGCCGCCGAGCAGTTCCTGAGTATGCTGTCGCAGGCCGTCACCGGGTTTCGGTACAGCAGTCACAATCTTGATAAAACGTTGTCGTTTCTCCGTTTCTACCTGCCCGATATGAACCAGGTCTTTATCAGAACAACAGCAGCAGAAAGAGCCAGGTTCCAGCTCCTTAAAACCACCTACACACGCTTCCGGTACAAATCGGATTTTGACATTACTGCCACCGATATCAACTACCTGATGAATGAAGTGCTCAAACTGCAAACCATCGCAGAAAAGATTTTTCGATCGAAAATTGCTCCTTTCCATTTGCAGCAGCATCGCAGCCATGCCTAA
- a CDS encoding GTP pyrophosphokinase, whose protein sequence is MTVEEIQVEHASISELLNDFVKEVINQMRHAVKHRNIKLAFPVDGRVKSLVSTLDKVKDGKFTPKTSITEMQDLAGIRFVTLYKSEIPDIVRLVEELFPDHKSYNTNARFGSDQFGYSSLHFVVRPPEAWKAVSHLSRFGSLSTEIQIRTLSEHIWAECSHSLNYKSSLNVPPGIKRPLHRLSALLEVVDSELSHIKKSHQEYTNMIERLDVHSLMQEDLNVLTFKKFMMVVLSKYALVDDEQYALLNNTIEKDFNIKHLPFLLEIIQKYFKDIPDNPNLNHAQVIEIILARFKGNNYS, encoded by the coding sequence ATGACTGTTGAAGAAATTCAGGTTGAACATGCAAGCATTAGTGAATTATTGAATGATTTTGTTAAGGAAGTTATCAATCAAATGCGACATGCTGTAAAACATCGTAATATTAAACTTGCATTTCCAGTTGACGGAAGAGTGAAGTCACTAGTATCGACACTTGACAAAGTAAAAGATGGGAAGTTTACCCCAAAAACCAGTATAACAGAGATGCAAGACCTTGCTGGTATCAGATTTGTGACATTATACAAAAGTGAGATACCTGACATAGTTCGATTAGTAGAAGAACTTTTTCCAGATCACAAATCGTACAACACCAATGCCCGTTTTGGAAGCGATCAATTTGGTTATTCTTCTCTTCATTTTGTTGTCAGACCTCCCGAGGCGTGGAAGGCTGTTTCTCATTTGTCTCGCTTTGGGAGCCTCTCAACAGAAATACAGATAAGAACCCTTTCTGAACATATTTGGGCTGAATGTTCTCATTCACTAAACTACAAAAGCAGTCTAAACGTGCCGCCCGGTATTAAAAGGCCTCTACATCGCCTTTCTGCTTTGTTAGAGGTTGTAGATAGCGAATTGAGTCACATTAAGAAAAGCCACCAAGAATATACAAATATGATCGAGCGTTTGGATGTTCATAGTTTAATGCAAGAAGACTTAAATGTACTTACCTTTAAAAAGTTTATGATGGTTGTTTTATCTAAATATGCGCTTGTCGACGATGAACAATATGCCTTACTTAATAACACAATTGAAAAAGACTTTAATATCAAGCACCTCCCTTTCTTATTGGAAATTATTCAGAAATATTTTAAAGATATACCAGACAACCCTAACCTGAATCACGCACAAGTGATCGAAATCATACTTGCTAGATTTAAGGGGAACAATTACAGCTAA
- a CDS encoding ATP-dependent nuclease, translating to MKLIKFGVNNFRAISGGLENNQINFRGSNTIFIFGQNNVGKSTFLAAYDFFFNDKVPSLNDFHKRDENGVLEFEIELGVDEVDLLYIEQKQSKKLDSFREYLNYDSTIRIKRTYSLSIIKDKPSISKATDQTFNPAGGKWDNSAFGSIGLIQVFQTLMPTPILIKAMPTEQEVENVVNEILASKAKSKLNEKEFAELNEAQKRVRELQAKMYNPVSIDRYKEEVNKHFQLLFPDTLIEIADSDKVKWTEDKFGKKFNVEFKKQNSDGSLDESTPSSYNTIGHGAVRSAIFSLLLMRDIAEELPRHADRKEYLILFEEPELFLYPKILKSLRELVYAVSDLDYPYQVLCASHSPQMIDISKRNSTLIRMVKVESGTKLYQISDGDLQEANGARSFEDLKQAMYEVLRFNPHICESFYADEVLLVEGPTEEILIRGILQRLPPSKDLFIVNCGTVNNIPFYQKVYRKFAIKSHIICDTDSQEIRSLDNFTNPVFDKGIQSSIYNEHWENCNYDPKIGGLLRVHDTTFEVAHSKEEIHSELRYPNNLLESHGKPYNANRYWLDILSPNFDSEHINSVPIIAYLKEILSYKWNSV from the coding sequence ATGAAACTAATCAAGTTTGGTGTAAATAATTTTCGCGCAATTTCAGGTGGATTAGAAAACAATCAAATAAATTTTCGTGGTTCCAATACAATCTTCATTTTCGGCCAGAATAATGTAGGTAAATCCACATTTCTGGCAGCATATGATTTCTTTTTTAATGACAAAGTTCCTTCGCTAAATGATTTTCATAAAAGAGATGAGAATGGAGTCTTAGAATTTGAAATTGAATTAGGTGTAGATGAAGTCGATCTGCTGTATATTGAGCAAAAGCAGTCCAAAAAATTAGATTCATTCCGGGAGTATCTTAATTATGATTCTACAATAAGAATAAAAAGGACTTATTCACTATCTATTATTAAGGATAAACCCTCAATTAGCAAGGCTACCGACCAAACATTTAACCCTGCAGGCGGGAAGTGGGATAATAGTGCATTCGGGAGTATAGGCCTTATTCAGGTTTTTCAAACTCTGATGCCAACACCTATACTTATTAAGGCTATGCCAACTGAGCAAGAAGTTGAAAATGTTGTTAACGAAATTTTGGCGAGTAAGGCTAAATCTAAGCTTAATGAGAAGGAGTTTGCCGAATTGAATGAGGCTCAGAAAAGAGTGCGTGAGTTACAGGCAAAGATGTATAACCCTGTATCAATAGATCGCTATAAAGAGGAGGTTAATAAACATTTCCAGCTGCTTTTTCCGGATACATTGATTGAAATTGCTGATTCTGATAAGGTCAAATGGACTGAGGATAAATTCGGAAAAAAATTCAACGTAGAGTTTAAAAAACAAAATTCAGACGGGTCACTTGATGAGTCTACTCCAAGCTCATACAATACAATAGGTCATGGGGCAGTGAGAAGCGCTATTTTTTCGCTTTTATTAATGCGAGATATAGCTGAAGAGTTACCTAGGCATGCTGACAGAAAAGAATATTTAATATTGTTTGAGGAGCCTGAATTATTTCTCTATCCCAAAATCTTGAAAAGCTTGAGAGAATTGGTATACGCAGTTAGTGATTTAGATTATCCTTACCAAGTGCTGTGCGCCTCACATTCTCCTCAAATGATAGATATTTCTAAACGGAATTCAACTTTGATTCGAATGGTCAAGGTAGAATCAGGGACGAAGTTGTATCAAATTAGCGACGGAGATTTACAAGAAGCCAATGGGGCTAGAAGTTTTGAAGATTTAAAGCAGGCAATGTATGAGGTTCTTCGGTTTAATCCCCATATCTGTGAATCTTTCTATGCAGATGAAGTGCTACTTGTTGAAGGGCCAACTGAAGAAATTTTGATTAGGGGAATCTTGCAACGTCTTCCTCCCTCAAAAGATCTTTTTATTGTGAATTGTGGTACAGTGAACAACATTCCCTTCTATCAAAAAGTATATAGAAAGTTTGCAATTAAGAGTCACATTATCTGCGATACTGATAGCCAAGAAATTCGATCGCTGGATAATTTCACTAATCCAGTTTTCGATAAAGGAATTCAAAGCTCTATTTACAATGAGCATTGGGAGAATTGTAATTATGATCCAAAGATAGGTGGCCTACTTCGTGTTCATGATACCACCTTCGAGGTTGCGCACTCAAAGGAGGAAATACATTCAGAGTTACGTTATCCCAATAATCTTCTTGAAAGCCATGGAAAACCTTACAATGCGAACCGTTACTGGCTCGATATATTATCGCCAAATTTCGATAGTGAACATATAAATTCTGTCCCCATTATTGCTTATTTAAAAGAAATCTTGTCGTATAAATGGAATTCCGTTTGA